Within Lolium rigidum isolate FL_2022 chromosome 5, APGP_CSIRO_Lrig_0.1, whole genome shotgun sequence, the genomic segment gaatccgcgGAGCGAGGGAAGCTGGGGATAGAATCATTCATGCCTTGGGGGAAATTGGAGATCGGGCACTTGAGGCTGGGGAAGGAGAAGACCAAGGTGGTTGCCTGTGGCGGACGTCTGAAGCATGGACGGAAATGTCATGGAGAAGAAGGCGATaagctagagagagagagagagagagagagagagagagagagagagagagatggtgtTATTGTGATCTGATTACACCCGCTATGTCCTGGAAACGGATTTGCACAGGGGAGGGATCTGATACCGTTTTATCAAATTACAGAGCTTACTAAACAAACAAGATTTAACAGTACCTGTTACCAGCGTTATCAGATAACTTTACAAACCCACCAACCAAACACCTTCTAAAATCTTTGCCAGATGCTATTATATTGAGAGCATGGGAACCGGTCCATGCTTAATCAAGACACTAGCATAGGCTTGGTGCATGTAGTGTGTTGGTTGAGAAATGTTCAGTAGTTTAAACTACTTGTGAGCATGCTCTTTATTCTCTAATTGAGAACATGGTTATGAAATAAAAAATCACAATCTTGAATATTGATCTGCCAAAATATTGCTGTGCTGAATTTGTATTCTTCTCTTAACAGGTCCATCACCAGATATAGACATTGTGCTTGGCGTCCTACTGCAAAGCACATTGCCAGCAGGACTTGATGTTGGCAAACCTTCTGGTCCGGTTCCTGGCGCTACCACTACTGACCTCTCGGGTCCTCGGAACCAGAATGGATCAGTTCATAGACCTCCAAGAGATGGGCAGCCAACGAAAAGGAAGGCCATTGAAAGTACTCTCCCTCCCCTCTCCAATCTTTGCTGTCCAGAAAGCCGATGTTATGTTTGCATGTTAAGCTCAAAGGGCATTTTTCGAGCTATTTACAAGTGATTCATGTTGAAGTTTTATAGTTCACTACGGACGGTCTAACCAACACAAATATGAAGGGACATTTTGGGTCCGTAGTCTAATCGGTGTTGAATTATGCAgggcaagaggaagaagatgcaGCAGCAGCGGCGCAGAACCGAGCGATGCCCCGAGACATATTCAGGCTCAGACAGATCCAGAGGAGCCGGGGTGTGGCTCCTGCTCAGTCGGGATCCGCGGCGATGTCCAGTGgaagcatgttttctggggaGCAATCAGCCAACAGCTCAAGCTAGTACACTTGATGCATAGCTAGTTCTCTGGCTGAGTATTATATGATATACTCCCTCCTTTCCATGAAatttgtctgagatttgtcaaaatttggatgtatctagatgctatttggTGTTTAGATgcatccgaatttagacaaatctcataCAACTTTCAtgtgatggagggagtatatcacATGTAGAAAGATGGAACTAAAATGACATAGTACTTGCTAGGGCCAGGCTTAGTTAGTTTATGTTAGCCAGCCTTGGCTAAAACAGATATTTGATTAGCTGATCAATCAGTTGGCGTGAGAATATAACTTCTCCTGTCTTCCAGACTGCAGTGTTATGTTCTGAGTTACGAGATGTTACCTTGATTAAACAGCGCTTTGATGAATTGATGAATATCAGTTAATAGAGAACACAGCCAACGTTTCTGACTGCAGATTTTCATACTGACGACCTTTTTTTAATGTGAAATTAACCTCTTTATTCTTGACAAAGACGTACCCGTAGTTGAATCCTTGATGCCAAAAATATAGTTCCCTTGATGCCAAAAGTATAGTTccaaatttgtttggtcaaacTGACCTACTGCATTTGCTCACTACATCAACTGAAATCGAATTGAGAATTTTGTAAGTACAAGTCTCATCCTGATGACCACGATCGAATAACTTTGATTTGAACtcatcttgttttcaaaatgcttatttattgctaagaaacgatGAAGAATTGGCATGATCTAAGACTGGCCGAAAAGAAGTGAAATTACGACAGTAGCAACGGCATTACATTTCTGATCAGCTAGACTAGAGTGAGAGAAGTGAAGCTTCCAGTGAAGAAAAGGAAAACTAAAGATGTGCAACGAACAAGCCATCGCTGTGTTTTTGGATGTCGGGAGTGCAACAAAGAAAGCAACCAGCAATGGCCGCGGCGGGGCAGTCACCGGCCGTTCATGTCGCCGGGCGACCAGCGGCGGCACGAGGAGCcgacctggtcgaggaacttggtgAGGCGAGCGTGCTTGGCGGCCCACTGCTCGGCCATCTTCTGCTCCTTGAGCTCCGCGTCGCGCCGGAGCCCGGCCACCTTGTCCCGGTACTCGGCCTCCAGGcgctccgcggcggccgcctgcTCCTCCCACAGTGCTCGCATCTTGGCCTCGAACTCCTCCGCGGCCTCCCGGCGCCGGCACGCGCGCTCCGACTCCAGCTGCAGCTCCACGCGCTTGAGCCGCCACGCCGCCTCCTTCCGGTGCGCCGCCCACGCGCGGTGCCCCTCGTCCAGCTCCCGGCAGCACTCGGCCAGCTCCGCCAGAGGAGGGGGAGGAGCTTCCGCCATCATGGccgtggaaggcggcggcggcctacCGTACCCGaacgccgcgccgccgtcctccatcatctgctgctgctgcggcatccacggcgcggcggtgccggtggcgcGGCGACCGCGGACGCGAGGCTGAGCGTGACGGACGGCGAGGGCGTCGGCGGGGCCGGAGCGACTGCCGCGCCGCCGTTGGCGGACGACATCCATGGCGGCAGCATGGGCGCGGCCATGAGGTGGTGGTCACCGCCCACTCCCACCAGTTGTTGCCTCTCCTTGACGAGCTTCTCGGCGAAGTTCTCGAGCAGCCACTCGTACCGTCCCCTCTCGTCGGGGCTGGGCTCCGGGTTGGGGCGGCGGCTGTCCctgatctcccgctgctgcttctCCTTGAACACCTCCCACCACTTGCCGAGCCGCTTGGCGGTGCGGCCCGGCACCTCGGCGGCGATCTTCTTCCACTTGTTGCCGTGCTTGGCCTGGAGGCGGATGACGAGGCGCTGCTCGTCGTCGGTGAGGGAGCCCTTCTTGATCCCGGGGCGGAGGTAGTTCTTCCAGCGCTCCAGGCAGGACTTGGCGTCGCGGTCCAGGGCCACGTTCATCCGCTGCGCCACCAGGTTCCACTCCCGGGGGCCATACTGCCGGACGTACGAGCGGAGGACGGCGTCTTCCTCAGGCCGCCACCGCTGACGCTCCTtcatcgacgacgacgactccatcTAGGACAAAGGCGACGCAGGCCATCGCACATCCCACCGATTCCTCACTCCTCATAATGCACTCTGCATATCCATATCCATCCATCCAAGggacagaaaaagaaaaacatctAATTAGCTCATTTCAATGCAACAAAAATATTACAAATGATAATCATGGATTGTAAACACACACAAACAAAGACGATGAAATCAAGAAAATACAAGCATTGCTTCCGATTGGGATGATCTGATCTGACAGAGGGGCAAGTGTATTTTCAGTGAAGAACAACAACTGCTGCCGCTTGCACAAGCTGAACAGTGCTACTGAGCAGTGGGGTGCTACTGAGCGGCCGCTTTATTCATTGCATTGCAGCTGCGGTGATAATCTTGAGAGGGACGAAACGAAAAAAGTNNNNNNNNNNNNNNNNNNNNNNNNNNNNNNNNNNNNNNNNNNNNNNNNNNNNNNNNNNNNNNNNNNNNNNNNNNNNNNNNNNNNNNNNNNNNNNNNNNNNGGGTGGGCCCAGCAACCCCAAGTACCGCAGTCCGCCCCCATCAAGACCCGCCAACCCACCCCAGAGGAACCCTTCGCCAACCCCAGCTTATCGCTCCAATAACTATGCCCCCAATCGTTCAGCTCCGCAGCACCGTTCTGGAGGATTCAATACCAACCCTCGCCCCAATCCGCCAGCTCGCCCTCAAGGCGATGGATGCTTCGCTTGCGGGAAGCCTGGACACTTCTCTCGTGAGTGCCCTACCAAGATGAGGACGCCCCAACGCGCCAACGCGCCAAGACCCAATCAGGCTCAAGCTAGGACGGCGTCAGGAAAGAAGCCGGTTATCAAGAAGCAGGCCAACGCCGCCCATGGACACCTGAACCACGCCAGCGCTGAAGAAGCTGAGGAGACTCCGGACATTGTGATGGGTACGTTCCTTGTCAACTCCACCCCCGCCCGAGTTctctttgattccggagcatctcattctttcgtTACCGAACCTTTCGTTAAGAAAAGTGGGTTAAAACCAACCATCATGAAACGCCTCATGCTAGTACAAATTCCTGGATCCACTGCTAAAACCCGCTTATCTTGCAAACAAGTTCCCATTATCATACAAAGAGTACCTTTCCAAGCAGAACTCATAGTCCTAGGAGCCCAAGGCTTAGAAGTAATTCTTGGTATGGACTGGATGACTAAGTACAAGGGACACATTGACTGCGTCCAAAAATCTATTACCCTAACCAATGATCAAGGCCTACCAGTAAAATACACCGCCACCATACACTCATCCAAAGCCTTCTGTAAAAAAAGCATCTCTGGACCCGATCTCGAACAAGTACCTGTTGTCTGTGAGTACCCGGATGTTTTTCCGGAAGAattgcccggtatgccccctgaccGAGACATTGAGTTCATCATAGAACTACTTCCAGGAACTGCCCCCATAGCCCAGAGACCTTACCGTATGAACCCCCAAGAATTGATCGAGTTGAAGCGACAGTTGGATGATCTGTTGGCCAAAGGTCTGATCCGGCCAAGTgcatcaccatggggatcacctgtgatcttcgtggacaaGAGAGACGGGACCATTCGCTTGTGTGTGGACTATCGAAGACTAAATGAAGTAACCATTAAAAATAAGTACCCTCTGCCTAAGATCGATGATTTATTCGATCAGATGAACGGAGCAAAGGTTTTCTCCAAAATCGACCTTCGCACCGGGTACCACCAACTCAAAGTAAGAGAGTCCAACATTCCCAAGACTGCTTTCACCACCCGTTACGGACTGTATGAGTACACCGTAATGTCCTTTGGACTCACCAATGCCCCTgcctacttcatgaacctcatgaacaaggtcTTCATGGAATACCTAGACAAATTTGTGGTagtgttcatcgatgacatctTGGTCTACTCTAAGACTGAGGAAGAACATGAAGAGAACCTGCGACTAGTCTTGGGTACCCTTCGGCAACACCAACTGTATTCAAAGTTCAGTAAGTGTCAGTTCTGGCTCAAGGAAGTTGGATTTCTGGGCCACGTCTTGTCTGCTGGAGGACTCTCAGTTGATCCCTCTCTGATCAAGTCTATTGTGGACCGACAACCCCCTAATAATGTTACAGAAGTGAGGTCTttcctcggattggcgggatattaccgtaaattcgttgaaggattctcaagcatcGCCAAGCCAATGACCCTTCTGCTTAAAAAGGGTAAGAATTAAGTTTGAATGGACGGAAAAATGCGAAGAGAGTTTTCAGGAACTAAAAAGGCGACTTGTATCAGCCCCCATCTTGACCATGCCCGACGTCACCAAGGACTTTGTGATTTATTGTGATGCCTCCAAAATTGGTCTTGGAAGTGTCTTAATGCAAGAAGGAAAAGTAATCTCTTATCTCTCTCGACAGCTGAAACCCCACGAAGCCAATTACCCCACCCATGACCTGGAATTAGCAGCCGTAGTTCACGCTCTCAAGACTTGGCGTCACTACCTCATCGGAAATAGGTGTGATATTTACACCGATCACAAAAGCCttaagtatatcttcacccagagagATTTGAACATGCGACAGAGGAGATGGATTGAgctcatcaaggactatgatctaAGTATCCATTACCACCCCGGAAAAGCTAATGTAGTTGCTGATGCCCTCAGCAGAGAACCATGTTCCCTTAACTTTCGTTTGAAAGTCGAGCAACCCATGCTTTATCAAGAATTCGAGGAATTCGGATTAGAATTGGTTAGCCATGGATTCCTTGCTGCCATGGAAGCCAAACCCACCCTTAGagatcagatcaaggaagcccaagtTGGGCATAAAAGTATTGAAGGGATCAAACGCCGCATGGGCAGGAAAAAGCTAGAAGGATTTTCGATAGACCCCAACGGAGTACTGTGGTACAATGGACGCCTCTGCGTACCCAATATCCCTGATTTGAAAAACCTTATAATGGAGGAGGCCCATAATACTCCTTACTCTATTCACCCTGGAGGATCTAAGATGTACCAAGATCTAAAAGACaccttttggtggcatggaatgaagcgggACATTGCCTTCTTTATCGCCCGATGTGATGTCTGCCAGAAAGTTAAAGTTGAGCACCAACGCCCTGCCGGGTTATTGCAACCCTTGAAGATACCCCTATGTAAATGGGAAGAAGTgggtatggactttatcaccggacttcccCGATCTAACCGTGGACATGATTCCATTTGGCTAATAGTAGATCGTCTCACCAAAGTCGCTCACTTCCTGCCTGTCAAGACCACCGATCACGGGAGAGCGTTAGCCGATCTCTACATCTCCCGTATAGTTAGCCTTCACGGCGTTCCCAAGGTTATCATGTCAGATCGAGGCACCCAGTTTACTTCTCGGTTCTGGCACAAGCTTCACGAGGCTATGGGCACCAAGTTATCGttcagtaccgcctatcatccccaaACCGGAGGACAGACCGAAAGGGTAAATCAAATCCTCGAGGACATGCTTCGAGCTTGCGCTCTTGCTTACGGAaccaagtgggaagattgcctgcccttcgcagagttttcctataacaacagttatcaagccagtctTCGGATGGCCCCTTTTGAAGCCCTTTATGGGAGAAGATGCAGAACCCCTCTCAATTGGACCGAGACCGGAGAAAATCAAGTGTTCGGGCCAGACATACTTCGGGAAGCAGAGGAACAAGTCCAGTTTATTCGTGACCGGCTGAGAGCTGCACAGTCCCGCCAGAAGAGTTACGCTGACTCCAAGCGTCGAGAGTTAACTTTCTGCGCCGGAGATTTCCCCTATCTCCGGGTAACCCCTCTCAAAGGAATGAAACGTTTCCATGTTAAAGGCAAGCTTGCGCCTAGGTATATTGGTCCTTTCAAGGTACTTGGGCGAAGAGGAGAAGTTTCTTACCAGCTTGAATTACCCCCGGAATTGTCAGAGTTCCATgacgtcttccatgtctcccaacttCGGAGATGCCTCAAGCACCAAACAAGACTGAAGTTTTCAAGGATATCGACTACCGAGCAATCGACCTCAATCACGACTTAACCTACAGAGAGAACTTCATCCGTATTCTGGGTGAAGCCGTTAGGGTCACCCACCGGAGGAAGATAAAATTCTTCAAggtccaatggagtaatcactctgaagatgaagccacctgggaaagagAGGATTATCTGAGACAAGAATTTCCACACTTGTTCAAGCTCTTAGccgtggaatctcgggacgagattcttttaagggggggaggtctgtaacaccccatttttcaaAAGCCTGCATATTTCTCCAAGTTAAAAATTTGAgccaacaattttttttatttaacaTTTGTGATTGAGTGTAGGTTAGAACTCTTGCTTAGATTAACTCAACATTCTCTTGGTGTGTTATGTGTGTCACCACACCCTTAGGTAAATTTATACACCACTCTCTAAATTTTTAGGGTTTGATCTACTTATTTAAATGGCACCACCTCTAATGCACTATGCCCctcaaaaaccctaaccctagggtggtAAGCATCACATTGGGATGGGAGGAACACTCTACCCTCTTCTCTACACCACCACCAATTCACCTAGGGTTGCACCATCATCACCTTTTTATTGTCATTTTATGTTTTCACATTTGTGCACATGATTCCTTGTCACACTTGGGCACATGCACTTGGCATGGTCTCTCTCTTTTTTCACCCCTGCccctttttcttctctctcttttctctctttggttttggccgagagacaagaggggaaacctccccctctctttttctttctctcttccctctcttttcttctctgttttgggccgtggacaccaccacctctctctctctctcactctggcCCAACCCTACCtcgcaccaccccctctcttttGGCCCAAACACCACCAGTACCCCTCCCGCGCAAAACCCTAACCCCTATTACGCACGCGCGCGACACGACGGGTCAGGAGGCATGATGGCGCCCCCTAGATCGAAACGCCATCAGCCTCGTCTGCCGCACGCCTCCTCGTTTCCCTCCCCTCGCTGACGCGCCCAGGGCGACATCACACTGGGCCCGGCCAGTGACGCCAGCCCTCGTGCGCCCGTTGGCCACCCGCACCGCCCACGCCACTCCAGCGCCCCTCCTCGCCtataaaaaccctcccccgagccACCACTCCCTCTTCAGCTCCTCCACTCGCACGCCGTCAGGCTGCTCCACCCGCTGCCTGACCGCTCGAGCTGCTGCTCGAGCCGCTGCTGCAGCCTCCCGACGACGTCGCCACCGTGGTCACCGTGAAGGTGACGAGGAGAAGCCGTTGCCGACGCCGCTTCCCTGCCGCTCCCTCTCTTCCCTTCCTCGACAACaccacctcctgctcctcctgacCCCTCTCCGTTGCCCCTGCCTCGCAGATCCGCGGCGGAGCGACGACACCGACGACGCACCGGCGACGCCCGTGACGCCGAAGCCGCCAAGCCAGGCGACGTCGACGCATCTGAGCCTCGCCAGGACGTCCCCGAGCCGCACACCCACGCCGCCAACCCACCTACGTCGAGCCTCGCCATCGCCAGCCCCTGGTAAGCCGTCGCGCCGCCCCTTTCTCCCTCTGCGCCGGCGAGCGCCACGGACGTCGATCGCCTGCGCCAGATCTGGGCCGTCGGATCCAGATCTAAcgggcgcatggcgcatgcacggccacgtcggcgtgcatggccacgtcggtctgcctggcccgccacgggcctTCCTTTTCTCCTTTCATTTTTTTTCtggccaccggagagccccactgggccggcccattcggcacagcacatgcacggcccagggcgttcccgcccaTTCCTTTAATTTGAAAAATTGATAAATAGAAATTAAAAATGAAAACTGGCCAGTATACTGTTTTGCTTATAAAAGTAAATTGGTAACTCGGATTAAAGTGATTCCATTTGCATTAGAACCGGTATGAAATTACatttcagatgccactggccttgtatttttagtatttttgtgcgatttttaataaatgaaaCATGAtctctgtttctggttagtaaattggatcttaaaaattgaaaaatacatatttttgaatgattc encodes:
- the LOC124651659 gene encoding protein rough sheath 2 homolog — encoded protein: MKERQRWRPEEDAVLRSYVRQYGPREWNLVAQRMNVALDRDAKSCLERWKNYLRPGIKKGSLTDDEQRLVIRLQAKHGNKWKKIAAEVPGRTAKRLGKWWEVFKEKQQREIRDSRRPNPEPSPDERGRYEWLLENFAEKLVKERQQLVGVGGDHHLMAAPMLPPWMSSANGGAAVAPAPPTPSPSVTLSLASAVAAPPAPPRPPPPPLAELAECCRELDEGHRAWAAHRKEAAWRLKRVELQLESERACRRREAAEEFEAKMRALWEEQAAAAERLEAEYRDKVAGLRRDAELKEQKMAEQWAAKHARLTKFLDQVGSSCRRWSPGDMNGR